In the Anaerolineales bacterium genome, one interval contains:
- a CDS encoding DUF4386 family protein: MERGENSPSVEQSDGDIFRIGAAAAFIAAAVTLGEVIAQSISPLPGTVVEWFALFQRNRLVGLLQFWGLEVVMYVMFVIVFLAFYSALKNVDRTRMRIAVTLALIGVAVFLATNNPFAMLSLSDQHAAAATEAQKSIFVAAGQALLANTNQRTVGGFNVGLFLVSIAGWIVSASMLRSKSFSRSTAYVGIAANVLSLLDYLRQALTSSEIIALLVILPNAVLLIIWYFSIYRQLSRLGR, translated from the coding sequence ATGGAACGTGGAGAAAACAGCCCGAGTGTCGAACAATCCGATGGGGATATATTCCGGATTGGCGCTGCGGCCGCCTTTATCGCCGCAGCGGTGACGCTGGGGGAGGTGATCGCTCAATCGATCTCGCCCCTGCCGGGAACGGTCGTCGAATGGTTCGCACTCTTCCAGAGAAATCGGCTCGTGGGACTTCTCCAGTTTTGGGGATTGGAAGTCGTGATGTACGTCATGTTCGTGATCGTTTTCCTGGCGTTTTACAGCGCGCTCAAGAATGTCGATCGGACCCGCATGAGGATCGCGGTAACCCTGGCGCTGATCGGGGTTGCGGTATTCCTGGCCACGAACAATCCGTTCGCGATGCTTTCCCTCAGCGACCAACACGCGGCTGCAGCGACAGAGGCACAGAAATCCATCTTCGTCGCTGCGGGGCAAGCTTTGTTGGCCAACACAAACCAACGGACCGTCGGCGGATTCAACGTGGGCCTCTTCCTGGTTTCGATCGCAGGATGGATCGTCTCTGCAAGCATGCTGCGCAGTAAATCCTTCAGCAGGTCCACCGCTTACGTCGGGATTGCAGCGAACGTCCTTTCGCTGCTCGACTATTTGCGGCAAGCGTTGACGTCGTCAGAGATCATCGCCTTGCTCGTAATTCTTCCGAACGCCGTTCTTCTGATCATCTGGTATTTCTCGATCTACCGGCAGCTATCGCGCTTGGGTCGCTGA
- a CDS encoding isoprenylcysteine carboxylmethyltransferase family protein: MEKKKSKLPYLVTIVILASIISAIVLAAGRWDWIEMWIFLATYLIVFIAWGMYLKFKKPDLLQERVTAFGKGKKWDRILIGIYWILILAFLFTASLDAGRHQNFVTPIPIKIISMVFILAGYALGFWSGIANEYLSSFVRIQEERGHQVSQAGPYRFIRHPMYAGDILSYPFVALFLNSLWALIPAALIIVLFIVRTYLEDTTLQRELEGYSEYTQKVKYRLVPYVW; encoded by the coding sequence ATGGAAAAAAAGAAGAGCAAATTACCCTATCTGGTAACGATCGTCATCCTGGCGAGCATCATCTCCGCAATCGTGCTCGCTGCGGGAAGATGGGATTGGATCGAGATGTGGATTTTTCTGGCCACGTATTTGATCGTTTTTATCGCCTGGGGGATGTACCTGAAATTCAAAAAACCCGATTTGCTGCAGGAAAGGGTGACCGCCTTCGGTAAGGGGAAAAAGTGGGATCGGATTCTGATCGGCATTTATTGGATCCTGATTCTCGCGTTTCTGTTTACGGCGTCATTGGACGCCGGCCGGCATCAGAACTTCGTTACACCCATTCCGATCAAAATCATATCTATGGTTTTCATCCTGGCGGGATACGCACTCGGGTTTTGGAGTGGAATTGCCAACGAGTATCTGTCGAGTTTCGTACGCATCCAGGAGGAGCGTGGCCATCAGGTGAGCCAGGCGGGACCCTATCGTTTCATCCGGCATCCGATGTACGCAGGCGATATTCTCAGCTACCCCTTCGTGGCGCTCTTTCTGAACTCACTCTGGGCCCTTATACCGGCGGCCTTGATCATCGTGCTGTTTATCGTGCGTACCTATCTGGAGGACACCACTTTACAGCGAGAGCTCGAGGGCTACTCTGAATACACGCAAAAAGTCAAATATCGCCTGGTACCTTACGTTTGGTGA